From Streptomyces asiaticus, one genomic window encodes:
- a CDS encoding GNAT family N-acetyltransferase produces MDFTTGGRLEVRITPDDVGKRVSVRLVTEDREPGATFTDVVGVLTSWTEGTLSITRRTGEPVRIAESSLVAGKVVPAAPARRRGPAASAPELDRVAARAWPPVISEPLGEWTLRASGGFTRRANSVLPLGDPGMGLDAALRRVTEWYAARELPAYIQVSTGAEGAQEVLAAELESRGWVREVSSRMEIAALAPIGDLDADTSAVTLSRQLDDAWLTRYQRSSGEPSPEARTVLSGGPSVWFATIAADEGGAPAAIGRCVVDGRWAGFTAVEVAPERRRQGLAKAVMTALARKALDEGASAAYLQVETDNGGAHALYEGMGFTVHHSYHHWRASGEDPR; encoded by the coding sequence GTGGATTTCACCACTGGCGGACGTCTCGAAGTCCGGATCACCCCGGATGACGTGGGAAAACGCGTCTCGGTCAGGCTTGTGACCGAAGATCGTGAGCCCGGCGCGACCTTCACCGACGTGGTCGGCGTTCTCACATCGTGGACCGAGGGCACGCTCTCCATCACCCGGCGTACCGGTGAGCCGGTGCGGATCGCCGAGTCGTCCCTGGTGGCGGGGAAGGTGGTGCCCGCCGCTCCGGCCCGCCGCCGCGGCCCCGCCGCGAGCGCGCCCGAGCTGGACCGGGTGGCCGCCCGGGCCTGGCCGCCGGTGATCAGCGAGCCACTGGGCGAGTGGACGCTGCGCGCCTCCGGCGGCTTCACCCGGCGCGCCAACTCGGTGCTGCCCCTCGGCGACCCCGGGATGGGGCTCGACGCGGCGCTGCGCCGGGTGACCGAGTGGTACGCGGCTCGGGAGCTGCCCGCGTACATCCAGGTCAGCACGGGCGCCGAGGGCGCCCAGGAGGTGCTCGCCGCGGAGCTGGAGAGCCGCGGCTGGGTACGGGAGGTCTCCTCGCGGATGGAGATCGCGGCGCTCGCCCCCATCGGGGACCTGGACGCCGACACCTCGGCGGTGACCCTCTCCCGCCAACTCGACGACGCCTGGCTGACCCGCTACCAGCGGTCGTCAGGCGAGCCCTCGCCCGAGGCGCGGACGGTGCTGTCGGGCGGCCCGTCGGTGTGGTTCGCGACCATAGCGGCGGATGAGGGCGGCGCCCCGGCCGCGATCGGGCGCTGTGTGGTGGACGGCCGCTGGGCCGGGTTCACCGCCGTGGAGGTCGCCCCGGAGCGGAGGCGCCAGGGCCTGGCGAAGGCCGTGATGACGGCGCTGGCCCGCAAGGCGCTCGACGAGGGCGCCTCGGCCGCGTATCTCCAGGTGGAGACGGACAATGGCGGGGCGCACGCTCTCTACGAGGGGATGGGCTTCACCGTCCACCACAGCTACCATCACTGGCGCGCGTCCGGGGAGGATCCGCGCTGA
- a CDS encoding DUF6113 family protein, whose translation MTAPRLGGYALLAVAGVLVGAAGALVQAAWFPGGLLLALLAVAGLCYGGVKAMGARMGGGVPAGAWTVAVLLLTSSRPEGDFLFGAGLGSYAFLLGGMFIGVMCATLPLVPQPPGPPVRLGK comes from the coding sequence ATGACGGCCCCGCGCCTGGGCGGATACGCCCTGCTCGCCGTGGCCGGAGTGCTGGTGGGCGCCGCGGGCGCGCTGGTCCAAGCGGCGTGGTTCCCCGGCGGGTTGCTGCTCGCGCTGCTCGCGGTGGCGGGCCTGTGCTACGGCGGGGTCAAGGCCATGGGCGCGCGGATGGGCGGCGGAGTGCCCGCGGGCGCCTGGACGGTGGCCGTGTTGCTGCTCACTTCCTCCCGTCCGGAAGGGGATTTCCTTTTCGGCGCCGGGCTGGGGTCGTACGCTTTCCTCCTCGGCGGGATGTTCATCGGTGTGATGTGTGCCACGCTGCCTTTGGTGCCGCAACCTCCTGGCCCGCCGGTCCGACTTGGTAAGTGA
- a CDS encoding ATP-binding protein: MSLPLTRRIARAALLVAASATPVVGAAGAASAAEPAQPQTSNLGLSSLDAASVGEVADVASQQVGSTAGDVSGKAGGTVKEILPGRAAPANVTPAKPAQPAKPAKPAKGGKTAKSHKAAKSAPARAAHAKAAGKSESRALGHGKGKGGAHAKGKGKGKAMRPAQPAPAAPAAPATAPQPPAPSAPQGADLPVRGLPIKGLPLLG, encoded by the coding sequence ATGTCCCTCCCTCTCACCCGTCGGATCGCCCGCGCCGCGCTACTGGTCGCGGCGAGCGCGACTCCCGTCGTCGGCGCCGCCGGCGCCGCGAGTGCGGCGGAGCCGGCCCAGCCGCAGACCTCCAACCTGGGGCTGTCCTCGCTGGACGCCGCCTCGGTCGGTGAGGTCGCCGACGTCGCCTCGCAGCAGGTCGGGAGCACGGCGGGTGACGTCAGCGGCAAGGCCGGCGGGACCGTCAAGGAGATCCTGCCGGGCCGGGCCGCCCCGGCGAACGTGACCCCGGCCAAGCCCGCGCAGCCCGCAAAGCCCGCGAAGCCCGCCAAGGGCGGGAAGACCGCCAAGTCCCACAAGGCCGCCAAGAGCGCCCCGGCCAGGGCCGCCCACGCCAAGGCCGCCGGTAAGAGCGAGAGCCGGGCCCTCGGGCACGGGAAGGGCAAGGGCGGCGCCCACGCCAAGGGCAAGGGCAAGGGCAAGGCGATGCGACCCGCGCAGCCCGCCCCGGCCGCCCCGGCCGCGCCGGCCACCGCCCCGCAGCCCCCCGCGCCCAGCGCCCCGCAGGGCGCGGACCTCCCGGTCAGGGGCCTGCCGATCAAGGGCCTGCCGCTGCTCGGCTGA
- a CDS encoding TIGR00730 family Rossman fold protein, whose protein sequence is MGNAEEERALREQRLGPVVRRRHQMRPETTDQRLLDTQGATHWVHEDPFRVMRIQSEFVEGFGTLAELGRAISVFGSARTPEGSPEYEAGVRIGRALAEAGFGVITGGGPGAMEAANRGATEAGGVSVGLGIELPYEQGLNPYVDIGVNFRYFFVRKTMFVKYAQGFVVLPGGLGTLDECFEALTLVQTRKVTRFPIVLFGSAYWKGLVDWLTNTLIAEGKASPHDLDLFHLTDDIDEVIDLVTKESGP, encoded by the coding sequence GTGGGCAACGCCGAAGAAGAGCGAGCGCTGCGGGAGCAGCGTCTGGGCCCGGTCGTGCGCCGCCGCCATCAGATGCGACCCGAGACGACCGACCAGCGGCTTCTGGACACCCAGGGGGCCACCCACTGGGTGCACGAGGACCCGTTCCGGGTGATGCGCATCCAGTCGGAGTTCGTCGAGGGCTTCGGCACCCTGGCGGAGCTGGGCCGGGCGATCAGCGTGTTCGGTTCCGCCCGTACGCCCGAGGGGTCCCCGGAGTACGAGGCGGGGGTGCGGATCGGCCGGGCCCTCGCGGAAGCGGGCTTCGGGGTGATCACCGGCGGGGGCCCCGGCGCGATGGAGGCGGCCAACCGCGGTGCGACCGAGGCGGGCGGTGTCTCGGTCGGCCTGGGCATCGAGCTGCCGTACGAGCAGGGCCTGAACCCGTATGTCGACATCGGGGTCAACTTCCGCTACTTCTTCGTACGGAAAACGATGTTCGTGAAGTACGCCCAGGGGTTCGTGGTGCTGCCCGGCGGGCTCGGCACGCTCGACGAGTGCTTCGAGGCGCTCACCCTCGTCCAGACCAGGAAGGTCACCCGCTTCCCGATCGTCCTCTTCGGCAGTGCCTACTGGAAGGGCCTGGTCGACTGGCTCACCAACACCCTCATCGCCGAGGGCAAGGCGTCCCCGCACGACCTGGACCTGTTCCACCTCACCGATGACATCGACGAGGTGATCGACCTGGTGACCAAGGAGTCCGGCCCCTGA
- a CDS encoding transglutaminase-like domain-containing protein has translation MPRMNDVSRRRWFADAAREERPDLALLCLLVGMEADPGLDESGIDEAQIELDRLAGQLPFSPGGPEDWAAALARLLGERHGFRGGPADYRRLESSLLHQVLRRRRGLPILLSVVWMEVARRAGAPVYGVGLPGHFVVGFGDPYGGHVLADPFDGGQPLSAEDAATLVSGATGTPLSPSMLTPAGPLDIVLRILNNIRAWASARPERTDVRLWALELSLLLPSHPAELRYERAKLLVERGEFLTGARELEEYAEVVAAVEPDAAETIRRQARAARAMLN, from the coding sequence ATGCCACGGATGAACGACGTCTCCCGCCGCCGCTGGTTCGCCGACGCGGCCCGCGAAGAGCGCCCCGATCTGGCGCTGCTGTGCCTGCTGGTGGGCATGGAGGCCGACCCCGGCCTGGACGAGAGCGGAATCGACGAAGCGCAGATCGAGCTGGACCGGCTGGCCGGTCAGCTCCCCTTCTCCCCCGGCGGCCCCGAGGACTGGGCCGCCGCGCTGGCCCGCCTCCTCGGCGAGCGCCATGGCTTCCGGGGCGGCCCGGCCGACTACCGGCGGCTGGAGTCCTCGCTCCTCCACCAGGTGCTGCGGCGCCGCCGCGGACTGCCGATCCTGCTGTCCGTGGTGTGGATGGAGGTGGCGCGGCGGGCGGGCGCGCCGGTGTACGGGGTGGGGCTGCCGGGCCACTTCGTGGTCGGCTTCGGCGATCCTTACGGCGGCCATGTGCTGGCCGATCCGTTCGACGGCGGGCAGCCGCTGTCCGCCGAGGACGCGGCGACGCTGGTGTCGGGGGCCACGGGCACCCCGCTCTCGCCGTCGATGCTGACCCCGGCCGGGCCGCTGGACATCGTGCTGCGGATCCTCAACAACATCCGCGCCTGGGCGTCCGCACGCCCCGAGCGCACCGATGTCCGGCTCTGGGCGCTGGAGCTGTCCCTGCTGCTGCCCAGCCATCCGGCAGAGCTGCGCTACGAGCGGGCGAAACTCCTGGTGGAGCGGGGCGAGTTCCTGACCGGCGCCAGGGAACTGGAGGAGTACGCGGAGGTCGTGGCGGCGGTGGAGCCCGACGCCGCCGAGACGATACGCCGCCAGGCCCGCGCCGCCCGCGCGATGCTGAACTGA
- a CDS encoding S9 family peptidase, with the protein MTGQLSFPRQHARTQRFTLGTPRALSVAPDDSRVVFLRSRSGTDRTGLLWVYDLAGRREYPAADPAELLGGADEELSPEERARRERSREGSAGVVGYAVDAAVERAAFALSGRLFTTELATGTTRELRVPGPVVDPRPSPDGRHIAYAAGGALRVTGADGEGDRALAEPEGDSVTYGLAEFIAAEEMDRSRGFWWSPRSDALLTARADESPVRRWWIADPAHPGREPAEVAYPAAGTANAEVRLVLLGLDGSRTEIEWDRERYPYLARVHWSAYGPPLLLVQARDQRSQLYLAVDTDTGRTSTVHVDEDAVWLDLFPGVPAWTEDGRLVRIADEGGARVLMVGDRKLTSGALQARAVLDIGTDDVLFSASPGAGAPLPEQPGEIAVHRAWFRGSGDQGGWEPVGRRPFPAVHSAVRGGEVIALSYTGLERPGVSVELLRPADHGAAERIAELDAYPERPVITARPELVFAGKRDIPCAVLLPSDYQEGDGPLPVLMDPYGGPHGQRVVASHNAHLTSQWFADQGFAVVVADGRGTPGRSPAWEKAVRDDLAAVTLEDQVEAVTALAGRYPLDLGRVAIRGWSYGGYLAALAVLRRPDVFHAGVVGAPVTDWRLYDTHYTERYLGLPEEQPEVYAANALMTDEGLSGAADTVRPMMIIHGLADDNVVAAHTLRLSSALLAAGRPHEVLPLSGVTHMTPQEQVAENLLLLQVDFLKRALGLR; encoded by the coding sequence ATGACCGGACAGCTCTCGTTCCCACGGCAGCACGCGCGCACCCAACGTTTCACCCTCGGGACGCCGCGGGCCCTCTCCGTGGCCCCCGACGATTCACGCGTCGTCTTCCTGCGCTCCCGCTCGGGCACCGACCGGACCGGCCTGCTGTGGGTGTACGACCTCGCCGGACGGCGCGAGTACCCCGCCGCAGACCCGGCCGAGCTGCTCGGCGGCGCCGACGAGGAGCTGTCCCCCGAGGAGCGGGCGCGACGCGAGCGCAGCCGCGAGGGCTCGGCCGGGGTGGTCGGCTACGCGGTGGACGCCGCGGTCGAGCGGGCCGCCTTCGCCCTCTCCGGGCGGCTGTTCACCACGGAACTGGCCACGGGCACCACCCGCGAGCTGCGCGTCCCCGGCCCGGTCGTGGACCCGCGCCCCTCCCCCGACGGCCGCCACATCGCCTACGCGGCGGGCGGGGCGCTGCGGGTCACCGGCGCGGACGGCGAGGGGGACCGGGCGCTCGCCGAGCCGGAGGGGGACTCCGTCACCTACGGCCTCGCGGAGTTCATCGCGGCCGAGGAGATGGACCGCTCACGCGGCTTCTGGTGGTCGCCGCGGAGCGACGCCCTGCTGACCGCCCGGGCCGACGAGTCCCCCGTACGGCGCTGGTGGATCGCCGACCCCGCCCACCCCGGCCGGGAGCCCGCGGAGGTGGCCTATCCCGCCGCCGGCACCGCCAACGCGGAGGTGCGGCTGGTTCTGCTCGGTCTGGACGGCTCCCGTACGGAGATCGAGTGGGACCGGGAGCGCTATCCGTACCTCGCGCGGGTGCATTGGTCGGCCTACGGTCCGCCGCTGCTTCTGGTCCAGGCCAGGGACCAGCGCAGCCAGCTCTACCTGGCCGTGGACACCGACACCGGCCGGACCAGCACGGTCCATGTGGACGAGGACGCGGTTTGGCTGGATCTTTTCCCCGGGGTGCCGGCCTGGACCGAAGATGGACGACTCGTCCGCATCGCGGACGAAGGGGGCGCCCGGGTGCTGATGGTCGGCGACCGCAAGCTGACCTCCGGCGCCCTCCAGGCGCGCGCGGTCCTCGACATCGGCACGGACGACGTGCTGTTCTCCGCCTCCCCGGGGGCCGGTGCCCCGCTGCCCGAGCAGCCGGGTGAGATCGCCGTCCACCGCGCCTGGTTCCGGGGCAGCGGCGACCAGGGCGGCTGGGAGCCGGTCGGCAGGCGGCCCTTCCCGGCGGTCCACTCCGCCGTGCGCGGCGGCGAGGTGATCGCGCTGTCGTACACGGGCCTCGAGCGGCCCGGGGTGAGCGTGGAGCTCCTCCGGCCCGCCGACCACGGCGCGGCCGAACGCATCGCCGAGCTCGACGCGTACCCGGAGCGGCCCGTCATCACCGCCCGCCCCGAGCTCGTCTTCGCGGGCAAGCGGGACATTCCGTGCGCCGTGCTGCTGCCGAGCGACTATCAGGAGGGCGACGGACCGCTGCCGGTCCTGATGGACCCCTACGGCGGCCCGCACGGCCAGCGGGTGGTCGCCTCGCACAACGCCCATCTCACCTCGCAGTGGTTCGCCGACCAGGGCTTCGCGGTGGTCGTCGCCGACGGCCGCGGCACCCCCGGCCGCTCCCCCGCCTGGGAGAAGGCGGTGCGCGACGACCTGGCCGCGGTCACGCTGGAGGACCAGGTCGAGGCGGTGACGGCGCTCGCCGGGCGCTATCCGCTGGACCTCGGCCGGGTGGCCATCCGCGGCTGGTCCTACGGCGGCTATCTGGCCGCGCTGGCGGTGCTGCGCCGCCCCGATGTCTTCCACGCGGGCGTGGTGGGCGCCCCGGTGACGGACTGGCGGCTGTACGACACCCACTACACCGAGCGGTATCTGGGCCTGCCGGAGGAACAGCCCGAGGTCTACGCCGCCAACGCGCTGATGACCGACGAAGGGCTGTCCGGTGCGGCCGACACGGTACGTCCGATGATGATCATCCATGGTCTGGCGGACGACAACGTGGTGGCCGCGCACACCCTGCGGCTCTCCTCCGCGTTGCTGGCCGCGGGCCGTCCGCATGAGGTGCTGCCGCTGTCCGGGGTGACCCATATGACCCCGCAGGAGCAGGTCGCGGAGAATCTGCTCCTGCTCCAGGTGGACTTCCTCAAGCGGGCCCTCGGCCTGCGGTAG
- a CDS encoding ABC transporter permease — MTSPSQTGVVEKTAPGGTEGEAPAGLAPRQLMWRRFRRDRTGVVSACVVVFFFAVAVLAPVIAWLYGKDPYTTYGLDRPELLDPLTGYPMKPNGGIDGEFWFGIEPKLGRDVLTQLVYGIRTSLLIGLAATVLSTLTGIVIGVVAGYTGGRTDYFLGRLIDLLLSFPQQLFFVAFMPVVTALFVSPQKETPTYFRVTALVMVLWLLGWMQLARLLRGQVLSLREREFVEAARVTGASPWRIVRKELLPNLVTPILVQSTLMLPNFVTTEAALSFLGVGVVEPTPDWGRMFAKGANFYEGDITYMFFPGIAMVVFVVAFNLLGDSVRDAMDPKTTR; from the coding sequence ATGACGAGTCCATCCCAGACCGGCGTGGTCGAAAAGACCGCACCGGGCGGCACGGAGGGCGAGGCGCCGGCCGGTCTGGCGCCCCGCCAGCTGATGTGGCGGCGCTTCAGACGCGACCGCACCGGTGTGGTCTCCGCGTGCGTGGTGGTCTTCTTCTTCGCCGTCGCCGTGCTGGCGCCGGTGATCGCCTGGCTGTACGGCAAGGATCCGTACACCACCTACGGCCTTGACCGGCCCGAGCTGCTGGACCCCCTCACCGGCTATCCGATGAAGCCCAACGGCGGCATCGACGGCGAGTTCTGGTTCGGCATCGAGCCCAAGCTGGGCCGCGATGTGCTGACCCAGCTCGTCTACGGCATCCGCACCTCGCTGCTGATCGGGCTGGCCGCGACCGTGCTGTCCACGCTCACCGGCATCGTGATCGGCGTGGTGGCGGGCTATACGGGCGGCCGCACCGACTACTTCCTCGGCCGTCTCATCGACCTGCTGCTGTCCTTTCCGCAGCAGCTGTTCTTCGTCGCCTTCATGCCGGTGGTCACCGCGCTGTTCGTCAGCCCGCAGAAGGAGACGCCCACCTATTTCCGGGTGACGGCCCTGGTGATGGTGTTGTGGCTGCTGGGCTGGATGCAGCTGGCCCGGCTGCTGCGCGGCCAGGTGCTCTCCCTGAGGGAGCGTGAGTTCGTCGAGGCGGCCAGGGTGACCGGCGCCTCACCGTGGCGGATCGTCCGCAAGGAGCTGCTGCCCAACCTCGTCACGCCCATCCTGGTGCAGTCCACGCTCATGCTGCCGAACTTCGTGACGACGGAGGCGGCGCTGTCCTTCCTCGGCGTCGGCGTGGTGGAGCCGACCCCCGACTGGGGCCGGATGTTCGCCAAGGGCGCGAACTTCTACGAGGGCGACATCACCTACATGTTCTTCCCCGGCATCGCCATGGTGGTCTTCGTGGTCGCCTTCAACCTGCTCGGGGACTCGGTCCGGGACGCGATGGACCCGAAGACCACGCGGTGA
- the dapE gene encoding succinyl-diaminopimelate desuccinylase: MAHPALDLSLDAARLTARLVDFPSVSGEEKALADAVEQALRALPQLTVDRDGDAVVARTNLGRDERVVLAGHLDTVPIADNVPSRLDDDGILWGCGTSDMKSGVAVQLRMAATVPEPNRDLTFVFYDHEEVAAELNGLGRLARNHPEWLAGDFAVLLEPTDGKVEGGCQGTLRVRVSTQGRRAHSARSWLGENAIHKAAPILDRLAGYLPRRAEIDGLTYREGLNAVTIEGGHATNVIPDFCTVTVNFRFAPDRSEEEALAHVREVFTGFEVELTDSAPGALPGLAHPSAAALVATLGVEVAPKDAWTDVARFSALGVPAVNYGPGDPKLAHTREEHVPVAAVLEAEERLRAWLTH; encoded by the coding sequence ATGGCACACCCAGCACTCGACCTGTCCCTGGACGCGGCCCGGCTCACCGCCCGGCTCGTCGACTTCCCCTCGGTCAGCGGTGAGGAGAAGGCGCTCGCCGACGCTGTGGAGCAGGCCCTGCGGGCCCTGCCCCAGCTGACCGTGGACCGGGACGGGGACGCCGTCGTGGCCCGGACGAACCTGGGCCGGGACGAGCGGGTCGTGCTGGCGGGCCATCTGGACACCGTGCCGATCGCCGACAACGTGCCCTCGCGCCTCGACGACGACGGCATCCTGTGGGGCTGCGGCACCTCCGACATGAAGTCCGGCGTCGCCGTACAGCTCCGCATGGCCGCCACGGTGCCCGAACCCAACCGCGACCTCACCTTCGTCTTCTACGACCACGAGGAGGTCGCCGCCGAGCTCAACGGGCTGGGGCGGCTGGCCAGGAACCACCCCGAGTGGCTGGCCGGGGACTTCGCCGTGCTGCTGGAGCCCACCGACGGCAAGGTCGAGGGTGGCTGCCAGGGCACGCTGCGGGTGCGGGTGAGCACCCAGGGTCGGCGCGCCCACTCCGCGCGCAGCTGGCTCGGCGAGAACGCCATCCACAAGGCCGCGCCGATCCTGGACCGGCTGGCCGGTTACCTGCCCCGGCGGGCGGAGATCGACGGGCTCACCTACCGCGAGGGCCTCAACGCCGTGACGATCGAGGGCGGCCACGCGACCAATGTCATCCCTGACTTCTGCACGGTGACGGTGAACTTCCGCTTCGCCCCCGACCGCTCCGAGGAGGAGGCGCTCGCGCACGTCCGCGAGGTCTTCACCGGCTTCGAGGTCGAGCTCACCGACAGCGCGCCCGGCGCCCTGCCCGGTCTCGCGCATCCGTCGGCCGCCGCGCTCGTGGCGACGCTCGGGGTGGAGGTGGCGCCCAAGGACGCCTGGACCGATGTGGCCCGCTTCTCGGCGCTCGGCGTGCCCGCCGTGAACTACGGCCCCGGCGATCCGAAGCTGGCCCACACCCGCGAGGAGCACGTCCCGGTCGCCGCCGTCCTGGAGGCCGAGGAACGACTGCGGGCCTGGCTGACCCACTAG
- the dapC gene encoding succinyldiaminopimelate transaminase, whose amino-acid sequence MPPVSARLPVFPWDRLEPYKATAAAHPDGIVDLSVGTPVDPVPELIRAALADASDSPGYPTVWGTAALRDALTGWVERRLGAAGVTHTQVLPVVGSKELVASLPTQLGLGPGDRVAFPRLAYPTYEVGARLAGAEPVPYDEPTELDPAGLKLLWLNSPSNPTGRVLSGDELRTAVAWARAHGVLVVSDECYLELGWEADPVSVLHPEISGGSFEGLVAVHSLSKRSNLAGYRAAFLAGDEAVLGELLKIRKHGGMMVPAPVQAATVAALGDDKHVTEQRERYERRRAALRSALAGHGFRIEHSEASLYLWATRDEPCWDTVGALAELGILVAPGEFYGAAGERHVRVAFTATDERVEAAVRRLAG is encoded by the coding sequence GTGCCACCCGTCTCCGCCCGCCTCCCGGTCTTCCCCTGGGACCGGCTCGAACCGTACAAGGCGACCGCCGCGGCCCACCCCGACGGCATTGTCGACCTTTCGGTGGGCACCCCCGTCGACCCGGTCCCCGAGCTGATCCGCGCGGCGCTCGCCGACGCCTCGGACAGCCCCGGCTATCCGACCGTCTGGGGCACGGCCGCACTGCGCGACGCCCTCACCGGCTGGGTGGAGCGGCGGCTGGGCGCGGCCGGGGTGACCCACACCCAGGTACTGCCGGTGGTCGGCTCCAAGGAGCTGGTGGCCTCGCTGCCGACGCAGCTGGGCCTGGGCCCCGGCGACCGGGTCGCCTTCCCGCGGCTCGCCTACCCGACGTACGAGGTGGGCGCGCGGCTGGCGGGCGCCGAGCCGGTGCCGTACGACGAGCCTACGGAGCTCGACCCGGCCGGGCTGAAGCTGCTCTGGCTCAACTCCCCGTCCAACCCCACCGGCCGGGTGCTGTCCGGGGACGAGCTGCGCACCGCGGTCGCCTGGGCCCGTGCCCACGGGGTGCTGGTGGTCAGCGACGAGTGCTATCTGGAGCTGGGCTGGGAGGCCGATCCGGTCTCGGTGCTCCACCCGGAGATCTCCGGCGGCTCCTTCGAGGGGCTGGTGGCGGTCCACTCGCTCTCCAAGCGGTCCAATCTGGCGGGCTACCGGGCGGCCTTCCTCGCCGGTGACGAGGCGGTGCTGGGCGAACTGCTGAAGATCCGCAAGCACGGCGGGATGATGGTCCCCGCACCGGTGCAGGCGGCCACGGTCGCGGCGCTCGGCGACGACAAGCATGTGACGGAGCAGCGCGAGCGCTACGAGCGGCGCCGGGCCGCGCTGCGGTCGGCGCTGGCGGGTCACGGCTTCCGCATCGAGCACAGCGAGGCGTCGCTGTACCTGTGGGCGACGCGGGACGAGCCCTGCTGGGACACCGTGGGCGCCCTCGCCGAGCTGGGCATCCTGGTGGCCCCGGGCGAGTTCTACGGCGCGGCCGGAGAGCGGCACGTCCGGGTCGCGTTCACGGCGACCGACGAGCGCGTGGAGGCGGCGGTCCGCCGGCTGGCGGGCTGA
- the mshB gene encoding N-acetyl-1-D-myo-inositol-2-amino-2-deoxy-alpha-D-glucopyranoside deacetylase: MTVLPARRLLLVHAHPDDESINNGATMAKYAAEGAHVTLVTCTLGEEGEVIPPALAHLAADRDDALGPHRIGELAAAMDALGVEDHRFLGGPGRYRDSGMMGAPQNDRPDCFWRADLDEAAGHLVSVVREIRPQVLVAYDTNGGYGHPDHIQAHRVAMRAVELAADPGFRPDLGEPHDIAKVYWNCVPRSAVEEGFARLRAEGRDSLFPGVATVDDIPGVVDDADVTALIDGVPHAAAKAAAMRAHASQIAVDGPFFALSNDLVQPMFLHEHYRLVKGEAGADREDDLFAGVTA; encoded by the coding sequence ATGACCGTTCTTCCCGCCCGTCGTCTGCTGCTGGTGCACGCACATCCCGACGACGAGTCGATCAACAACGGCGCGACCATGGCGAAATATGCCGCCGAGGGCGCACACGTCACCCTGGTGACCTGCACCCTCGGTGAGGAGGGCGAGGTCATTCCGCCTGCCCTGGCGCATCTCGCCGCCGACCGGGACGACGCGCTCGGCCCGCACCGGATCGGCGAACTCGCCGCGGCCATGGACGCCTTGGGGGTCGAGGACCACCGCTTCCTGGGCGGGCCCGGCCGCTATCGCGACTCCGGGATGATGGGCGCCCCGCAGAACGACCGGCCGGACTGCTTCTGGCGGGCCGATCTGGACGAGGCCGCCGGGCATCTGGTGTCCGTGGTCCGCGAGATCCGGCCACAGGTCCTTGTGGCGTACGACACCAATGGGGGCTACGGCCACCCCGATCACATCCAGGCGCACCGCGTGGCGATGCGCGCCGTGGAGCTGGCCGCCGATCCCGGCTTCCGCCCCGATCTCGGCGAGCCGCACGACATTGCGAAGGTCTACTGGAACTGCGTGCCGCGCTCGGCCGTCGAGGAGGGCTTCGCCCGGCTGCGGGCCGAGGGCCGTGACTCCCTCTTCCCCGGCGTCGCCACGGTGGACGACATCCCCGGGGTCGTGGACGACGCGGACGTCACCGCGCTCATCGACGGCGTCCCCCACGCCGCGGCGAAGGCCGCGGCGATGCGCGCCCACGCCAGCCAGATCGCGGTGGACGGCCCCTTCTTCGCGCTCTCCAACGACCTGGTCCAGCCGATGTTCCTCCACGAGCACTACCGGCTCGTCAAGGGCGAGGCCGGGGCGGACCGCGAGGACGACCTGTTCGCGGGGGTGACGGCATGA
- the fdxA gene encoding ferredoxin: protein MTYVIAQPCVDLKDKACIEECPVDCIYEGQRSLYIHPDECVDCGACEPVCPVEAIFYEDDTPEEWKDYYKANVEFFDELGSPGGASKLGLIERDHPFIAALPPQEHDE from the coding sequence GTGACCTACGTCATCGCGCAGCCTTGTGTCGACCTGAAGGACAAGGCGTGCATCGAGGAGTGCCCCGTCGACTGTATCTACGAGGGCCAGCGGTCCTTGTACATCCACCCGGACGAATGCGTCGACTGCGGGGCCTGTGAGCCGGTCTGCCCGGTCGAGGCGATCTTCTACGAGGACGACACTCCCGAGGAGTGGAAGGACTACTACAAGGCGAACGTCGAGTTCTTCGACGAGCTCGGTTCGCCCGGTGGCGCGAGCAAGCTCGGCCTGATCGAGCGGGACCACCCCTTCATCGCCGCGCTTCCGCCGCAGGAGCACGACGAGTAA